A single window of Stigmatopora nigra isolate UIUO_SnigA chromosome 22, RoL_Snig_1.1, whole genome shotgun sequence DNA harbors:
- the LOC144215543 gene encoding U4/U6.U5 small nuclear ribonucleoprotein 27 kDa protein-like encodes MGRSRSRTPPRRERRRSTSRERDRRRRERDRSRDRDRERRRSRSRSPHRRRSRSPRRPRSNSLSPMRQKDRRDDDRKEKSSKPIQISAEDMQGKTEEEIEMMKLMGFSTFDSTKGKKSDSATNAYAINTTMKRKYRQYMNRKGGFNRPLDFIA; translated from the exons ATGGGAAGAAGCAGGAGTCGAACTCCTCCAAGGCGTG AGAGGAGACGTTCAACTTCCCGAGAACGTGATAGAAGGAGAAGGGAGCGAGATCGTTCACGAGATCGTGACAGAGAACGCCGGAGAAGTCGCTCACGATCTCCCCACAGGCGGCGTTCGAG GTCACCTCGACGCCCTCGCTCCAACTCCCTCTCTCCTATGAGGCAAAAAGACAGGCGTGATGATGACCGTAAAGAGAAGTCATCCAAGCCTATTCAAATTTCAG CTGAGGACATGCAAGGCAAAACTGAAGAAGAAATTGAGATGATGAAACTAATGGGGTTTTCAACATTTGATTCTACTAAG GGGAAGAAAAGTGATTCAGCTACCAATGCTTATGCCATCAATACAAccatgaaaagaaaatacag GCAATACATGAACAGGAAGGGTGGGTTTAACAGACCTCTGGACTTCATCGCATGA